In the Stigmatella erecta genome, one interval contains:
- a CDS encoding cyclic nucleotide-binding domain-containing protein — MAHSVAEVDILENGAGMGTAGGSAYQVVQWLAMRGEVDTAVQLYEDLSAAQRERLLREAMAASVEERKGLVEVLRRARDFTGAARLLQGSGSEAEAASLYEQGGNQVEAAEAYLRSGDIARAAEALERGGALERALELYRGLGARESMAQCLARLGRPLEAAAVYRELGNVHAEVEALCGVPVDDSRHLESVLRICTLLDHEGQTRRALALLVDTLRGSEEARADPAVLAEQARLLKRVGRDTEANEVLARLPGSSPQPSSVPQVARPASATSGYGYLKAIPIFGELSLDDMKDLYRVAQQVLIPEGATVLEKGTQGSGLFVLLEGTVDVFSGPEQDAKRLNTLGPGAYLGEISLIQDGLTSAQVRARTAVRALRITRAGFQHYLDTHDGAALRIYRLFTRNLAARVRALST; from the coding sequence ATGGCGCATTCCGTGGCGGAGGTCGACATCTTGGAGAATGGGGCGGGGATGGGCACGGCCGGGGGAAGCGCCTACCAGGTGGTGCAATGGCTCGCCATGCGGGGCGAGGTGGACACGGCCGTCCAGCTCTATGAGGACCTGAGCGCCGCCCAGCGCGAGCGGCTGCTGCGCGAGGCCATGGCCGCCTCGGTGGAGGAGCGCAAGGGGCTGGTGGAGGTGCTGCGGCGGGCGCGGGACTTCACCGGCGCGGCGCGGCTGCTGCAGGGCAGCGGCTCGGAGGCGGAGGCCGCCTCCTTATATGAGCAGGGCGGCAACCAGGTGGAGGCGGCGGAGGCCTACCTGCGCTCGGGGGACATTGCCCGGGCCGCCGAGGCGCTGGAGCGGGGCGGGGCCCTGGAGCGGGCGCTGGAGCTGTACCGGGGGCTGGGGGCGCGCGAGTCCATGGCGCAGTGCCTGGCGCGCCTGGGCCGGCCGCTGGAGGCCGCGGCGGTGTACCGCGAGCTGGGCAACGTGCACGCCGAGGTGGAGGCGCTGTGCGGCGTGCCGGTGGATGACTCGCGCCACCTGGAGTCCGTGCTGCGCATCTGCACCCTGCTGGACCACGAGGGGCAGACGCGGCGCGCGCTGGCGCTGCTGGTGGACACCCTGCGCGGCTCGGAGGAGGCGCGCGCGGATCCCGCGGTGCTCGCCGAGCAGGCGCGGCTGCTCAAGCGGGTGGGCCGGGACACGGAGGCCAACGAGGTGCTCGCGCGCCTGCCGGGCTCCAGCCCCCAGCCCTCCTCGGTGCCGCAGGTGGCCCGTCCGGCCTCGGCCACCAGTGGCTACGGCTACCTCAAGGCCATTCCCATCTTCGGCGAGCTGTCGCTCGACGACATGAAGGACCTGTACCGGGTGGCGCAGCAGGTGCTCATCCCCGAGGGGGCCACGGTGCTGGAGAAGGGCACGCAGGGCTCGGGCCTCTTCGTGCTGCTGGAGGGCACGGTGGACGTGTTCAGCGGCCCGGAGCAGGACGCCAAGCGGCTCAACACCCTGGGGCCCGGGGCGTACCTGGGCGAAATCTCCCTCATCCAGGACGGGCTCACCTCGGCGCAGGTGCGCGCGCGCACGGCGGTGCGGGCGCTGCGCATCACCCGGGCGGGCTTCCAGCACTACCTGGACACGCACGACGGGGCGGCGCTGCGCATCTACCGGCTCTTCACCCGGAACCTCGCCGCGCGCGTGCGCGCGCTCAGCACGTGA
- a CDS encoding 3-deoxy-7-phosphoheptulonate synthase class II — translation MNARPIQLSEHFRDKRWSTSSWRTKAAAQQPVYDNPADLEGVLERLRQMPALVRSTECVALRQQLAEVANGWGFLIHAGDCAERFTDIHRQELTRKVRAMGQMGLLIQHATQQPVVQVARMAGQFAKPRSQGMETVNGVQLPVYRGDIVNDVTAHADARRSDPQRMLQAYLYSSAVMNQVRALSGESLMSLGLGEDAWHLTRLGDLTQEERSYRHVVQQLTTILKSSPDGAYDAINLYVSHEGLHLAYEESLTGTGEDHHPYNLSTHYLWLGERTRQLDGAHVEYFRGIHNPIGVKIGPNCKPQELQELITQLNPNNEPGRLTLITRFGKDRIAQCLPALIGAVQEMDARVIWSCDPMHGNGIVSSQGIKTRRFQDILSEVRSAFDIHDAEGSRLGGLHLECTGSEVTECLGGSADIQEATLSENYTSACDPRLNASQSLELVFMISDCLQRQALRGAYQKTGEMRELG, via the coding sequence ATGAATGCCAGACCTATCCAGCTAAGCGAGCATTTCCGGGACAAGCGCTGGTCCACCTCGAGTTGGAGAACGAAGGCGGCAGCGCAACAGCCCGTGTACGACAACCCGGCGGACCTCGAGGGCGTCCTGGAGCGGCTGCGTCAAATGCCGGCCCTGGTGCGGAGCACCGAGTGCGTCGCGCTGCGTCAGCAGCTGGCCGAGGTGGCCAACGGCTGGGGCTTCCTGATTCACGCCGGGGACTGCGCGGAGCGCTTCACGGACATCCACCGCCAGGAGCTGACGCGCAAGGTGCGGGCCATGGGGCAGATGGGCCTGCTCATCCAGCACGCCACGCAGCAGCCGGTGGTGCAGGTGGCGCGCATGGCGGGCCAGTTCGCCAAGCCCCGCTCCCAGGGCATGGAGACGGTCAACGGCGTGCAGCTGCCCGTGTACCGCGGCGACATCGTCAACGACGTGACGGCCCACGCGGACGCCCGGCGCTCGGATCCGCAGCGCATGCTCCAGGCCTACCTCTACTCCTCCGCGGTGATGAACCAGGTGCGCGCCCTGAGCGGCGAGAGCCTGATGTCGCTGGGCCTGGGCGAGGACGCCTGGCACCTGACGCGGCTGGGGGATCTGACGCAGGAGGAGCGCAGCTACCGCCACGTGGTGCAGCAGCTCACCACCATCCTCAAGTCGTCCCCGGACGGGGCCTACGACGCCATCAACCTCTACGTGTCCCACGAGGGGCTGCACCTGGCGTACGAGGAGTCGCTCACGGGCACCGGCGAGGACCACCACCCGTACAACCTGAGCACCCACTACCTGTGGCTGGGCGAGCGCACGCGGCAGCTGGACGGCGCGCACGTGGAGTACTTCCGCGGCATCCACAACCCCATCGGGGTGAAGATCGGCCCCAACTGCAAGCCCCAGGAGCTCCAGGAGCTCATCACCCAGCTCAACCCCAACAACGAGCCGGGCCGGCTGACGCTCATCACCCGCTTCGGCAAGGACCGCATCGCCCAGTGCCTGCCCGCCCTCATCGGCGCCGTGCAGGAGATGGACGCGCGGGTCATCTGGAGCTGCGACCCGATGCACGGCAACGGCATCGTCAGCAGCCAGGGCATCAAGACGCGCCGCTTCCAGGACATCCTCTCCGAGGTCCGCTCCGCCTTCGACATCCACGACGCCGAGGGCAGCCGCCTGGGCGGGCTGCACCTGGAGTGCACGGGCTCGGAAGTCACCGAGTGCCTGGGCGGCTCCGCGGACATCCAGGAGGCCACGCTGTCCGAGAACTACACCAGCGCGTGCGACCCTCGCCTGAATGCCTCCCAGTCGCTCGAGCTGGTGTTCATGATCAGCGACTGCCTGCAGCGCCAGGCGCTCCGGGGCGCCTACCAGAAGACCGGTGAGATGCGGGAGCTCGGCTGA
- a CDS encoding aldo/keto reductase: MTLRRLGRSDIEISPLGLGCWQFSEGAGLVGGFWEALPAGTVQDIVETSLRGGINWFDTAEVYGHGRSEQALAAALSSLGKKPGEVLIATKWWPTLRGAGSIGHTLGARLSALSPYAIDLHQIHHAWAFASVGAQAEAMAKLVQEGKIRTVGVSNFSARKMRAMHAALAQRGIPLVSNQMQYSLLDRRIESNGVLAAAKELGITVIAYSPLAQGLLSGKFHDDPALVRSRVGPRRFMPKYRPSGLARSRPLIDALREIATAHGVTASQVALNWLVHFHGDTVVAIPGATKRQHAEENTGALGFTLTEDELRRIDALSRPFL; the protein is encoded by the coding sequence ATGACGCTGCGACGGCTGGGACGCTCGGACATCGAAATCTCTCCCCTGGGCCTGGGGTGCTGGCAGTTCTCCGAGGGCGCGGGCCTGGTGGGTGGCTTCTGGGAGGCCCTGCCCGCCGGGACGGTGCAGGACATCGTCGAGACGTCGCTGCGCGGGGGCATCAACTGGTTCGACACCGCCGAGGTGTATGGCCACGGCCGGTCCGAGCAGGCGCTCGCCGCGGCGCTCTCAAGCCTGGGCAAGAAGCCCGGCGAGGTGCTCATCGCCACCAAGTGGTGGCCCACGCTGCGCGGCGCCGGCAGCATCGGCCACACCCTCGGCGCCCGGCTGTCCGCGCTCAGCCCCTATGCCATCGACCTGCACCAGATTCACCACGCCTGGGCGTTCGCCTCGGTGGGGGCGCAGGCCGAGGCGATGGCGAAGCTGGTCCAGGAGGGGAAGATTCGCACGGTGGGGGTGAGCAACTTCTCCGCGCGGAAGATGCGTGCCATGCACGCCGCGCTCGCCCAGCGGGGCATTCCGCTCGTCTCCAACCAGATGCAGTACAGCCTGCTCGACCGGCGCATCGAGTCGAACGGGGTGCTCGCCGCCGCCAAGGAGCTGGGCATCACCGTCATCGCCTACTCGCCGCTCGCGCAGGGGCTGCTGTCGGGCAAGTTCCACGATGATCCCGCGCTCGTGCGCAGCCGGGTGGGCCCGCGCCGCTTCATGCCGAAGTACCGCCCCAGCGGGCTTGCGCGCAGCCGCCCCCTCATCGACGCGCTGCGGGAAATCGCCACCGCCCACGGTGTGACGGCCTCACAGGTGGCCCTGAACTGGCTTGTCCACTTCCACGGGGACACGGTGGTGGCCATTCCGGGCGCCACCAAGCGCCAGCACGCCGAGGAGAACACGGGCGCGTTGGGGTTCACCCTCACCGAGGACGAGCTGCGCCGCATCGACGCGCTGTCACGGCCGTTCCTTTGA
- a CDS encoding sigma-54-dependent transcriptional regulator, with amino-acid sequence MKIRALVADDDNAMRYTLRGILEDIGMEVDEAPHGVAALERLRHESYHLLISDLRMPHMDGLELLRHVPGPLPKFILITAHGSERHAVEAMKAGAYDYFHKPFEVDELVAVIQRAVGSARLELENERLAGELNLSRSLLFESKAMGRLALLIQRVAPRDVTVLIHGESGTGKERIAEALVRASARAGKPFVRFNCAALTPELAESELFGHAKGAFTGAHRSRAGLFREADGGTLLLDEIGEMDPSTQAKLLRVLQEGELRPVGEDRSVPVNVRILGATHRDLSQLVTQGRFREDLYYRLKVVQLEVPPLRERPEDIPLLARHFLQRTSQRLGLPSPEPSAALLARLQAYPWPGNVRQLENALESLLVLSPPDRLDLDMLPIGGAPGAEPSAAPKSLKLMTEAFERAQIEQALRGAGGNRTQAARNLSISRASLHEKLRKYGLASREELEPDEGLEGEGSSS; translated from the coding sequence GTGAAGATCCGGGCCCTGGTCGCCGATGACGACAATGCGATGCGCTACACGCTCCGGGGCATCCTCGAGGACATCGGCATGGAGGTCGACGAGGCGCCCCATGGGGTGGCGGCGCTCGAGCGGCTGCGCCACGAGAGCTACCACCTGCTCATCAGCGACCTGCGCATGCCGCACATGGACGGGCTGGAGCTGCTGCGCCACGTCCCCGGCCCGCTGCCCAAGTTCATCCTCATCACCGCCCACGGCTCCGAGCGCCATGCCGTGGAGGCCATGAAGGCGGGCGCCTACGACTACTTCCACAAGCCCTTCGAGGTGGACGAGCTGGTGGCCGTCATCCAGCGCGCCGTGGGCTCGGCGCGCCTGGAGCTGGAGAACGAGCGGCTCGCGGGGGAGCTGAACCTCTCGCGCTCCCTGCTCTTCGAGAGCAAGGCCATGGGCCGCCTGGCCCTGCTCATCCAGCGCGTGGCGCCCCGGGACGTCACCGTGCTCATCCACGGCGAGAGCGGCACGGGCAAGGAGCGCATCGCCGAGGCCCTGGTGCGCGCCTCGGCCCGCGCAGGCAAGCCCTTCGTGCGCTTCAACTGCGCGGCGCTGACGCCCGAGCTCGCCGAGAGCGAGCTGTTCGGCCACGCCAAGGGCGCCTTCACCGGCGCGCACCGCTCGCGCGCGGGCCTGTTCCGCGAGGCGGACGGGGGCACGCTGCTGCTCGACGAGATCGGCGAGATGGACCCCTCCACCCAGGCCAAGCTGCTGCGGGTGCTCCAGGAGGGCGAGCTGCGCCCCGTGGGCGAGGACCGCTCCGTGCCCGTGAACGTGCGCATCCTGGGCGCCACGCACCGGGATCTCTCCCAGCTCGTCACCCAGGGGCGCTTCCGGGAGGACCTCTACTACCGGCTGAAGGTGGTCCAGCTCGAGGTGCCGCCCCTGCGGGAGCGGCCCGAGGACATCCCCCTGCTCGCCCGGCATTTCCTCCAGCGCACCAGCCAGCGCCTGGGGCTGCCCAGCCCGGAGCCCTCCGCGGCGCTGCTCGCGCGGCTGCAGGCCTACCCCTGGCCCGGCAACGTGCGGCAGCTGGAGAACGCGCTGGAGAGCCTGCTCGTCCTGTCGCCGCCGGACCGGCTCGACCTGGACATGCTGCCCATTGGAGGGGCGCCGGGCGCGGAGCCCAGCGCGGCGCCCAAGAGCCTCAAGCTGATGACGGAGGCCTTCGAGCGCGCTCAGATCGAGCAGGCCCTGCGGGGCGCGGGGGGCAACCGGACCCAGGCGGCCCGCAACCTGAGCATCAGCCGCGCCTCGCTGCACGAGAAGCTGCGCAAGTACGGCCTCGCCTCGCGCGAAGAGCTCGAGCCCGATGAGGGGCTGGAGGGCGAAGGCTCCTCCAGCTAG
- a CDS encoding cyclic nucleotide-binding domain-containing protein, producing MTTDTLQQHRQRGARLLALDHLEAALAEYEKLVAAAPGDAEGHQQAAALLARLGRKAQAVAAYEEAALAWARGGQLLRAIVACKALLALDPAHTRTQRSLAELYGWRVKPGARSPASLKAMAEFELLPEGAGPSEGMPVVPLFSQLGREPFAAVLEAMEVRTCPPRQSVVVEGELGASMFAVVEGTLEVVRHFQDGAQRQVGTLAEGAFFGELALISEGPRLASVVAATPGVLLEFTRAKLEAVVRKHPVVGPVVQAFYRERMVDNLLRNNPAFALLKPEQKQAVVREFTLKAAAEGEVLLKQGQEGEAFYLLLRGRCTPYHVKPDGQEKAYPELREGSVFGEISLLLGKPVTATVRANTPSVVLRLDRAAFERLILGLPGIRGVLMKVGTERLQRTAKLLSGQEIHDGDLRV from the coding sequence ATGACGACGGACACGCTCCAGCAGCATCGCCAGCGCGGGGCGCGCTTGCTCGCGCTGGACCACCTGGAGGCCGCGCTCGCCGAGTACGAGAAGCTGGTGGCCGCGGCGCCCGGGGACGCAGAGGGCCACCAGCAGGCCGCCGCGCTCCTGGCGCGGCTCGGCCGCAAGGCGCAGGCCGTGGCCGCCTACGAGGAGGCGGCGCTGGCGTGGGCGCGGGGCGGGCAGCTGCTGCGCGCCATCGTGGCCTGCAAGGCGCTGCTGGCGCTGGACCCGGCGCACACCCGGACGCAGCGGTCGCTGGCGGAGCTCTACGGCTGGCGGGTGAAGCCCGGGGCGCGCAGCCCGGCGTCCCTGAAGGCCATGGCCGAGTTCGAGCTGCTGCCGGAAGGGGCCGGGCCCTCGGAGGGCATGCCGGTGGTGCCGCTCTTCTCGCAGCTCGGGCGAGAGCCCTTCGCGGCGGTGCTGGAGGCCATGGAGGTGCGCACCTGCCCGCCGCGGCAGTCCGTGGTGGTGGAGGGCGAGCTGGGCGCCTCGATGTTCGCCGTGGTGGAGGGCACGCTGGAGGTGGTGCGCCACTTCCAGGACGGCGCGCAGCGCCAGGTGGGCACGCTGGCCGAGGGCGCCTTCTTCGGCGAGCTGGCGCTGATTTCCGAGGGGCCCCGGCTGGCGAGCGTGGTGGCCGCCACCCCCGGGGTGCTGCTGGAGTTCACGCGGGCGAAGCTCGAGGCGGTGGTGCGCAAGCACCCGGTGGTGGGGCCGGTGGTGCAGGCCTTCTACCGGGAGCGCATGGTGGACAACCTGCTGCGCAACAACCCGGCGTTCGCCCTGCTGAAGCCCGAGCAGAAGCAGGCGGTGGTGCGGGAGTTCACGCTCAAGGCGGCCGCGGAGGGCGAGGTGCTCCTGAAGCAGGGGCAGGAGGGCGAGGCCTTCTACCTGCTCTTGCGCGGGCGCTGCACGCCCTACCACGTGAAGCCGGACGGGCAGGAGAAGGCCTACCCCGAGCTGCGCGAGGGCTCCGTCTTCGGAGAGATTTCCCTGCTCCTGGGCAAGCCCGTGACGGCCACGGTGCGGGCCAACACCCCGAGCGTGGTGCTGCGGCTGGACCGGGCCGCCTTCGAGCGGCTCATCCTCGGGCTGCCCGGCATCCGGGGCGTCCTGATGAAGGTGGGGACGGAGCGCCTCCAGCGCACGGCCAAGCTGCTGTCGGGCCAGGAAATCCACGACGGCGACTTGCGCGTGTGA
- a CDS encoding Rieske 2Fe-2S domain-containing protein, with the protein MTATAKDHWHPVLDSQVLKDKPVGVKVWNSEIVLFRTAGGKVSALEDRCPHRSMRLSKGWVENDKIVCPYHLWKYDGEGKGQSPCNPQMKPRVQRYDVTERYGAVWVKPAESNAQMPEMEVEGYHYVGLDTGIMYAPFELVVDNFIEIEHSPTNHGVFAFDAQGITQVVPKVETVGDSIHVIYEGDQRNIPWYSPTQYFMPQNTRLIIDFMAHFRPVHFIYNMRWQDPKTQELKPHRIREFAFLTPVSEEETHIHLFFFSTLNLFSPQSFSPLRKLVSSRFLKMAHDEFNLDKNIVEEVARTDKRTDLKGLQLGKFDRVLRETRRLISSAYHQGPLEQQAPPEPVQLKATGTTGAQD; encoded by the coding sequence ATGACCGCGACCGCGAAGGACCACTGGCACCCCGTACTCGACAGCCAGGTGCTCAAGGACAAGCCGGTAGGGGTGAAGGTGTGGAACTCGGAGATCGTCCTGTTCCGCACCGCCGGCGGCAAGGTGTCCGCGCTGGAGGACCGCTGCCCTCACCGCTCCATGCGGCTGAGCAAGGGCTGGGTGGAGAACGACAAGATCGTCTGCCCCTACCACCTGTGGAAGTACGACGGCGAGGGCAAGGGCCAGAGCCCCTGCAACCCGCAGATGAAGCCCCGCGTGCAGCGCTATGACGTGACCGAGCGCTACGGCGCCGTCTGGGTCAAGCCCGCGGAGTCCAACGCGCAGATGCCCGAGATGGAAGTCGAGGGCTACCACTACGTGGGCCTGGACACGGGCATCATGTACGCGCCCTTCGAGCTGGTGGTCGACAACTTCATCGAAATCGAGCACAGCCCCACCAACCACGGCGTCTTCGCGTTCGACGCGCAGGGCATCACCCAGGTGGTGCCGAAGGTGGAGACCGTGGGTGACAGCATCCACGTCATCTACGAGGGAGACCAGCGGAACATCCCCTGGTACTCGCCCACGCAGTACTTCATGCCGCAGAACACCCGGCTGATCATCGACTTCATGGCCCACTTCCGGCCCGTGCACTTCATCTACAACATGAGGTGGCAGGACCCGAAGACCCAGGAGCTGAAGCCGCACCGGATCCGCGAGTTCGCCTTCCTCACGCCGGTGAGCGAGGAGGAGACGCACATCCACCTGTTCTTCTTCTCCACGCTGAACCTCTTCAGCCCCCAGTCGTTCTCGCCGCTGCGCAAGCTCGTCTCCAGCCGCTTCCTGAAGATGGCGCACGACGAGTTCAACCTCGACAAGAACATCGTCGAGGAGGTGGCCCGGACCGACAAGCGCACGGACCTCAAGGGGCTGCAGCTGGGCAAGTTCGACCGGGTGCTGCGCGAGACGCGCCGCCTCATCTCCTCCGCCTACCACCAGGGCCCCCTGGAGCAGCAGGCTCCGCCCGAGCCCGTGCAGCTGAAGGCCACGGGCACCACCGGCGCCCAGGACTGA
- a CDS encoding DAPG hydrolase family protein — MTTWTLPEPADFQWKMKPPESARTNFHLLPNDSFELTIEHDPIKGVTPKMLDWWFRNIGGDMVYQGKTYSRYRVWHPIDHIHWALAAPAPDGSVGQGSEFHIVEAFNANMDWLIDSIEHVEKLDETGIRLVLRKLGTEVFRLEHWFEPHPEGTLYRSRMQVGAENTFGMLIFQPLVRPFIFTEEMGYAWLKHNIEEVGNFEFFLPELYEREVLSAPAPAAAQG; from the coding sequence ATGACGACATGGACCCTGCCCGAGCCCGCGGACTTCCAGTGGAAGATGAAGCCGCCCGAGAGCGCGCGGACGAATTTTCACCTGCTGCCCAATGACAGCTTCGAGCTGACCATCGAGCATGACCCCATCAAGGGCGTGACGCCCAAGATGCTGGACTGGTGGTTCCGGAACATCGGCGGCGACATGGTCTACCAGGGGAAGACGTACTCCCGGTACCGCGTGTGGCACCCGATCGACCACATCCACTGGGCGCTGGCGGCGCCCGCGCCGGATGGCTCCGTGGGCCAGGGCTCCGAGTTCCACATCGTCGAGGCCTTCAACGCCAACATGGACTGGCTCATCGACAGCATCGAGCACGTCGAGAAGCTGGACGAGACGGGCATCCGGCTGGTGCTGCGCAAGCTGGGCACCGAGGTGTTCCGGCTGGAGCACTGGTTCGAGCCGCACCCGGAGGGCACGCTCTACCGCTCCCGGATGCAGGTGGGCGCGGAGAACACCTTCGGCATGCTCATCTTCCAGCCGCTGGTGCGGCCGTTCATCTTCACCGAGGAGATGGGCTACGCCTGGCTCAAGCACAACATCGAAGAGGTGGGCAACTTCGAGTTCTTCCTGCCCGAACTCTACGAGCGCGAGGTGCTGTCCGCCCCCGCCCCCGCGGCCGCCCAGGGCTAG
- a CDS encoding YecA family protein, giving the protein MSKPGRNAPCPCGSGKKYKVCHAAEDRARASAPPKPAHPLAADLRAAMDLLGDADVSRLSGALEHLGSLLSGGEPAPGLRFDAAAFDAHVSQQLPALSEAIEQSPAKARRALLVSTVRQLGTRAFLHGFRDAVLQRAAEPGRSAEDRQALCVGALLASAQGQKGKFQPEDIPVLDVVFDVQFREWCAHHQEMATQFEALARFAEEDLSAGAREALRKAQEGDVDALLQHVQSDPQLVERITREGRERSARVEARLREPTTPSLFAPEEELWFTCVLWEPLRAVKAASLDAATRRTAVENLIRAVKGALDAELLEGMLARLRAKAADPALDEATRAAFTDAAIAVEAEPSRMVMAALFTANQEAQGRSAEEMVLLADLKAQPVWTAEDLEPYLQFLEASGPAPAAQRIRRCQAWLREHPLSLAAGSV; this is encoded by the coding sequence GTGAGCAAACCGGGCCGCAACGCGCCCTGCCCCTGTGGCAGCGGCAAGAAGTACAAGGTGTGCCACGCCGCGGAGGATCGCGCCCGCGCCTCCGCGCCCCCCAAGCCGGCCCATCCGCTGGCCGCCGATCTCCGGGCGGCCATGGACCTCCTGGGGGATGCGGATGTCTCCCGGCTGTCCGGCGCGCTCGAGCACCTGGGCAGCCTGCTGTCCGGCGGGGAGCCCGCCCCCGGCCTGCGCTTCGATGCGGCCGCGTTCGATGCCCACGTCTCGCAGCAGCTCCCCGCCCTCTCCGAAGCCATCGAGCAGAGCCCGGCGAAGGCCCGGCGCGCGCTGCTCGTGAGCACCGTGCGCCAGCTCGGCACCCGCGCCTTCCTCCACGGCTTCCGCGACGCGGTGCTCCAGCGCGCCGCGGAGCCCGGCCGCTCCGCCGAGGACCGGCAGGCGCTGTGCGTGGGCGCGCTGCTGGCGTCGGCCCAGGGCCAGAAGGGCAAATTCCAGCCCGAGGACATCCCCGTCCTGGATGTCGTGTTCGATGTGCAGTTCCGCGAGTGGTGCGCGCACCACCAGGAGATGGCCACCCAGTTCGAGGCCCTGGCCCGCTTCGCGGAGGAGGACCTGTCGGCCGGGGCGCGCGAGGCGCTGCGCAAGGCCCAGGAGGGGGATGTGGACGCCCTGCTCCAGCACGTCCAGTCGGACCCTCAGCTCGTCGAGCGCATCACCCGAGAGGGCCGGGAGCGCTCCGCGCGCGTCGAGGCGCGGCTGCGCGAGCCCACCACGCCCTCGCTCTTCGCGCCCGAGGAGGAGCTGTGGTTCACCTGCGTCCTCTGGGAGCCGCTGCGCGCGGTGAAGGCCGCCTCCCTGGATGCGGCCACCCGCCGCACCGCCGTGGAGAACCTCATCCGCGCGGTGAAGGGGGCGCTCGACGCGGAGCTGCTGGAGGGCATGCTCGCGCGCCTGCGCGCGAAGGCCGCGGACCCTGCCCTCGACGAGGCCACGCGCGCCGCGTTCACCGACGCGGCCATCGCCGTGGAGGCGGAGCCCTCGCGCATGGTGATGGCCGCGCTCTTCACCGCGAACCAGGAGGCGCAGGGCCGCTCCGCCGAGGAGATGGTGCTGCTGGCGGACCTCAAGGCCCAGCCAGTGTGGACCGCGGAGGACCTGGAGCCCTACCTCCAGTTCCTGGAGGCCTCGGGGCCCGCCCCGGCCGCGCAGCGCATCCGCCGCTGCCAGGCGTGGCTGCGGGAGCACCCGCTCTCGCTCGCCGCCGGGAGCGTCTGA
- a CDS encoding class I SAM-dependent methyltransferase, whose protein sequence is MLKAFSFPRAVPVLAMLAAGACAHAPAGEPPAAPGHAPERHGPAHAGGMPHRFEKAEDWAGRFEDPRRDAWQKPDEVIAALALPPDAKVADLGAATGYFAVRLAKAVPQGRVFGVDIEPDMVRYLGERAQREGLAHLVPVLGEPADAKLPEPVDLVLVVDTYHHLEDRAAYFRKLQASLTPRGRLAIIDYRKGQPLGPPEAHKLAPAQVREELESAGYRQTASHGFLPHQYFLLFAPAS, encoded by the coding sequence ATGCTGAAAGCCTTTTCCTTCCCGCGAGCGGTCCCCGTGCTGGCGATGCTCGCCGCGGGCGCCTGCGCCCATGCTCCCGCCGGGGAGCCCCCCGCCGCGCCGGGGCACGCCCCGGAGCGCCACGGTCCGGCGCACGCCGGCGGCATGCCCCACCGCTTCGAGAAGGCGGAGGACTGGGCGGGCCGCTTCGAGGATCCGCGGCGGGATGCGTGGCAGAAGCCGGACGAGGTCATCGCCGCGCTCGCGCTGCCGCCGGATGCGAAGGTGGCGGATCTCGGCGCGGCCACCGGCTACTTCGCCGTGCGGCTGGCGAAGGCCGTGCCGCAGGGGCGCGTGTTCGGCGTGGACATCGAGCCGGACATGGTGCGCTACCTGGGCGAGCGGGCCCAGCGCGAGGGCCTGGCCCACCTCGTCCCGGTGCTCGGCGAGCCCGCGGATGCGAAGCTGCCCGAGCCGGTGGACCTGGTGCTGGTGGTGGACACCTACCATCATCTCGAGGACCGGGCGGCGTACTTCCGCAAGCTCCAGGCCTCGCTCACGCCGCGCGGGCGCCTGGCCATCATCGACTACCGCAAAGGCCAGCCCCTGGGCCCGCCGGAGGCGCACAAGCTGGCGCCGGCGCAGGTGCGCGAGGAGCTGGAGTCCGCCGGCTACAGGCAAACGGCCTCCCACGGCTTTCTTCCCCACCAGTACTTCCTGCTCTTCGCGCCCGCGTCCTGA